A portion of the Nitratidesulfovibrio termitidis HI1 genome contains these proteins:
- the selB gene encoding selenocysteine-specific translation elongation factor gives MPVVMGTAGHIDHGKTSLVRALTGIDCDRLEEEKRRGITIELGFAFCDLPGAGADGGRLGIVDVPGHERFVKNMVAGASGIDFVMLVIAADEGVMPQTREHLEICSLLGIRHGLVALTKVDMVDPEWLDLAQEDVAGFLAGTFLEGAPIFPVSSTTGQGLDALREHLAMLERELRPVRRSDLFRLPVDRVFTMKGHGTVVTGTMVSGSVKVGDEVLLYPGGAQTKVRSLQSHGGPVDVAPAGRRTAVNVQGLDVEDVQRGDVLAHPGTLFPSLRWMTRLTCLSSAPTPLKNRTEVHFHHGAREVLARLYFPDRDKLAPGETALCEVRFTEPMVGVAGDRCVVRSFSPLRTVAGGAVLHPLGLDLRRKDAEFADKLALLEGLPDVHEAGDAATQEAATQALLRLAGSAGARFAQLSVLTNLESKRLDKALQALGAKGRVFCFDRDERAYVDAETVRRLAAGCLTRAAEYHAREPLKPGMARGALSAGWGRGLHPKLVHFIIERLLKAGELVAEGDVLRLPGHKVSLASDQEGLRAKIRTAYAEGGSSPPNAKDVLEPLGLEFKEAAAVFKLLQDAGELVKVKDGLYFPGPVMADLKARVTAWFDTHDDLDPAGFKELSGGLSRKYVIPLLEYFDKERVTIRVGDKRQLRGR, from the coding sequence ATGCCTGTCGTCATGGGCACCGCAGGACATATCGACCACGGCAAGACCTCGCTGGTCCGCGCGCTGACCGGCATCGACTGCGACCGGCTGGAAGAGGAAAAGCGGAGGGGCATCACCATCGAGCTCGGCTTCGCGTTCTGCGATCTGCCGGGCGCCGGGGCTGATGGCGGTCGGCTGGGCATCGTGGACGTGCCGGGGCACGAACGCTTCGTCAAGAACATGGTGGCCGGGGCGTCGGGCATCGACTTCGTCATGCTGGTCATTGCGGCGGACGAAGGGGTGATGCCCCAGACCCGCGAACATCTGGAAATCTGCTCGCTGCTGGGCATCCGGCACGGATTGGTGGCCCTGACCAAGGTGGACATGGTGGACCCGGAATGGCTGGACTTGGCGCAGGAGGACGTGGCCGGGTTCCTGGCCGGGACGTTCCTTGAGGGCGCGCCCATCTTTCCGGTGTCCTCAACCACCGGGCAGGGGCTGGATGCGCTGCGCGAACACCTGGCCATGCTGGAGCGCGAACTGCGCCCGGTGCGCCGCAGCGACCTGTTCCGGCTGCCCGTGGACCGCGTGTTCACCATGAAGGGGCACGGCACGGTGGTCACCGGCACCATGGTGTCCGGCAGCGTGAAGGTGGGTGACGAGGTGCTGCTGTACCCCGGCGGCGCGCAGACGAAGGTGCGCAGCCTGCAAAGCCATGGCGGCCCGGTGGACGTGGCCCCTGCAGGGCGGCGCACCGCGGTCAACGTGCAGGGGCTGGACGTGGAGGACGTGCAGCGCGGCGACGTGCTGGCCCACCCCGGCACGCTGTTTCCGTCCTTGCGCTGGATGACCCGGCTGACCTGCCTGTCGTCCGCGCCCACGCCGCTGAAGAACCGCACCGAGGTGCATTTTCACCACGGCGCGCGCGAGGTGCTGGCGCGGCTGTACTTCCCCGACCGGGACAAGCTGGCCCCCGGAGAAACCGCACTGTGCGAGGTGCGCTTTACCGAACCCATGGTGGGCGTTGCGGGCGACCGCTGCGTGGTGCGCTCGTTCTCGCCGCTGCGCACGGTGGCCGGTGGCGCGGTGCTGCACCCGCTGGGGCTGGACCTGCGCCGCAAGGACGCTGAATTTGCCGACAAACTGGCCTTGCTGGAAGGGTTGCCCGACGTTCACGAGGCGGGCGACGCCGCCACGCAGGAGGCGGCCACCCAGGCCCTGCTGCGGCTGGCCGGTTCCGCCGGGGCGCGGTTTGCCCAGCTTTCGGTGCTGACCAACCTGGAATCCAAGCGGCTGGACAAGGCCCTGCAAGCCCTGGGGGCCAAGGGGCGGGTGTTCTGCTTTGACCGGGACGAGCGCGCCTACGTGGACGCGGAGACGGTGCGCCGTCTGGCGGCGGGGTGCCTGACCCGCGCGGCGGAATACCACGCCCGCGAACCGCTGAAACCGGGTATGGCGCGCGGGGCGCTGTCCGCCGGGTGGGGGCGGGGGCTGCATCCCAAGCTGGTGCATTTCATCATCGAGCGGCTGCTGAAGGCGGGCGAACTGGTGGCCGAAGGCGACGTGCTGCGCCTGCCGGGGCACAAGGTGTCGCTGGCGTCGGACCAGGAGGGCCTGCGCGCAAAGATTCGCACGGCCTATGCAGAAGGGGGCAGCAGCCCGCCCAATGCCAAGGACGTGCTGGAACCGCTGGGGCTGGAATTCAAGGAAGCGGCGGCGGTGTTCAAGCTGTTGCAGGACGCCGGGGAACTGGTGAAGGTGAAGGACGGCCTGTACTTTCCCGGCCCGGTGATGGCGGATCTGAAGGCCCGCGTGACCGCGTGGTTCGACACCCACGACGACCTCGACCCGGCGGGGTTCAAGGAACTATCGGGCGGCCTTTCTCGCAAGTACGTGATTCCGTTGCTGGAATATTTCGACAAGGAGCGCGTGACCATTCGCGTGGGGGACAAGCGCCAACTGCGAGGACGGTAG
- a CDS encoding ATP-binding protein yields the protein MRQIVVISGKGGTGKTSVTAALAAVAREDAAPKDAACKGETPPPALVLADCDVDASDLHLLLAPVVRERHDFHSGVLARIDAALCTRCGACTTACRYGALNAPPQVAREMCEGCGACAHVCPEGAVALDERHCGEWYVSDTRFGPMVHAALGIGEENSGKLVSTVRTRAREIAEALGADTVLIDGSPGVGCPVIASLAGADTALLVTEPTVSALHDLERVHALTRHFGVHASVLLNKADIHVGMARQIEAFCADHGLPMLGSMPHSPVFMAAQFAGLSVPEFAPHAEGALFREVWRRLQAMTATSAEA from the coding sequence ATGCGGCAGATAGTGGTCATCAGCGGCAAGGGGGGCACGGGCAAGACCAGCGTCACGGCGGCACTGGCTGCGGTTGCCCGAGAAGACGCGGCCCCGAAGGACGCCGCATGTAAAGGCGAAACGCCCCCGCCCGCACTGGTGCTGGCCGATTGCGACGTGGACGCATCGGACCTGCACCTGCTGCTGGCGCCCGTGGTGCGCGAGCGGCACGACTTTCACAGCGGCGTGCTGGCCCGCATTGACGCCGCCCTGTGCACCCGCTGCGGCGCCTGCACCACAGCCTGCCGCTACGGCGCCCTGAACGCGCCGCCGCAGGTGGCGCGCGAAATGTGCGAAGGTTGCGGCGCCTGTGCCCACGTCTGCCCCGAGGGGGCCGTGGCGCTGGATGAACGCCACTGCGGCGAATGGTACGTTTCCGACACTCGCTTCGGCCCCATGGTGCACGCGGCGCTCGGCATCGGCGAGGAAAATTCCGGCAAGCTGGTCAGCACGGTGCGCACCCGCGCCCGCGAAATCGCCGAAGCGCTGGGCGCGGACACCGTGCTCATCGATGGTTCGCCGGGGGTGGGCTGCCCGGTCATCGCCTCGCTGGCCGGGGCGGACACGGCCCTGCTGGTGACGGAGCCCACTGTTTCTGCCCTGCACGATCTGGAACGGGTACATGCCCTGACCAGGCATTTCGGCGTGCATGCGTCCGTGCTGCTGAACAAGGCGGACATCCACGTCGGCATGGCTCGCCAGATCGAGGCATTCTGCGCCGACCACGGCCTGCCCATGCTCGGCAGCATGCCCCATTCACCGGTATTCATGGCCGCCCAGTTCGCCGGGCTTTCCGTGCCGGAATTCGCGCCCCATGCCGAAGGCGCCCTGTTTCGCGAGGTGTGGCGCAGGTTGCAGGCCATGACGGCCACGTCAGCAGAGGCATGA
- a CDS encoding P-loop NTPase produces the protein MKLAIASGKGGTGKTTVAVNLAALLAARGHHVALADCDVEEPNAHLFLPVEWKTREQCTLPVPRVNETLCLGAACRRCVDACRFKALAFMGDTVLDFPDLCHGCGLCALVCPTGAMTYATRLVGEVRGGIARIRPTMGNGADRGNMVNRPDRADQTDRADRADQTGRADQTGRAATAERGLARPDAAPALRFRDGVLRIGEAMATPLIKAVKDAPFPTVPPCATAPKDGPAPESCAFVICDCPPGVACAAINAVHDADLLLLVAEPSPFGLHDLRLALSLARHLRLPHAVVLNRAGMGGGMGLPAAQPPTETAGCTPPGDPVRTWAAQEGVPLLGVIPFSRAAAECGATGSLMHDAAPEVRAAYARLADVLEDMARGADGPRRPWDGLGLAGPAESAGLADLAGLADLADLAGSTSSTGVAAPGTTREETGATTGGKEPTCGR, from the coding sequence ATGAAACTGGCCATTGCCAGCGGCAAGGGGGGCACGGGCAAGACCACCGTGGCCGTGAACCTTGCCGCGCTGCTTGCCGCGCGGGGACACCACGTGGCGCTTGCCGACTGCGACGTGGAGGAACCCAACGCGCATCTGTTCCTGCCCGTGGAATGGAAGACGCGCGAACAGTGCACCCTGCCCGTACCCCGGGTGAACGAAACCCTGTGCCTTGGCGCTGCATGCCGCCGCTGCGTGGATGCCTGCCGTTTCAAGGCGCTGGCGTTCATGGGTGATACGGTGCTGGACTTTCCGGACCTGTGCCACGGCTGCGGCCTGTGCGCGCTGGTCTGCCCCACGGGCGCCATGACCTATGCCACGCGCCTGGTGGGCGAGGTGCGCGGCGGCATCGCCCGCATTCGCCCGACCATGGGCAACGGTGCGGACAGGGGGAATATGGTGAACAGGCCAGACCGGGCAGACCAAACAGACCGGGCAGACCGGGCAGACCAAACAGGCCGAGCGGACCAAACCGGCAGGGCCGCCACGGCGGAAAGGGGCCTCGCACGTCCGGACGCCGCCCCCGCCCTGCGCTTTCGTGACGGGGTGCTGCGCATCGGCGAGGCCATGGCCACCCCGCTGATCAAGGCGGTGAAGGACGCGCCGTTCCCGACCGTCCCGCCGTGCGCCACCGCCCCGAAGGACGGACCCGCACCGGAGTCGTGCGCCTTCGTCATCTGCGATTGTCCGCCGGGCGTCGCCTGCGCCGCCATCAACGCCGTGCACGACGCCGACCTGCTGTTGCTGGTGGCCGAACCGTCCCCCTTCGGCCTGCACGACCTGCGCCTGGCCCTAAGCCTTGCGCGCCACCTGCGCCTGCCTCATGCCGTGGTGCTGAATCGGGCCGGAATGGGGGGCGGCATGGGCTTGCCCGCCGCACAGCCGCCGACAGAAACCGCCGGATGCACCCCACCCGGTGACCCCGTCCGCACTTGGGCCGCGCAAGAAGGCGTGCCCCTGCTGGGCGTCATCCCCTTCAGCCGGGCGGCTGCGGAATGCGGAGCCACGGGCAGCCTGATGCACGACGCCGCGCCCGAGGTGCGCGCGGCCTACGCACGGCTGGCGGATGTGCTGGAAGACATGGCCAGGGGTGCCGACGGTCCGCGCCGACCATGGGACGGCCTGGGACTGGCCGGTCCGGCGGAGTCGGCAGGCTTGGCTGATCTGGCCGGTCTGGCTGATCTGGCTGATCTGGCCGGTTCAACTAGTTCGACAGGCGTGGCGGCTCCGGGCACAACAAGAGAAGAAACCGGCGCAACCACGGGCGGCAAGGAGCCAACATGCGGCAGATAG
- a CDS encoding DUF5320 domain-containing protein — protein MPGMNGTGPMGRGPGTGRGVGRCGTARARRGQAGPPMDDAANAEASALDELAANLGNVLDTARDVIDALRPGNGAGNGAQSGRGFGRGAGQRSGQGYGQGYGLGRGRGRGAGFGRGRGPAMPPATGDDQ, from the coding sequence ATGCCTGGCATGAACGGAACAGGCCCCATGGGACGCGGCCCCGGCACCGGGCGCGGCGTGGGCCGCTGCGGCACGGCGCGGGCGCGACGCGGACAGGCAGGTCCGCCCATGGACGATGCTGCCAACGCCGAAGCTTCCGCCCTTGATGAACTGGCCGCCAACCTCGGCAACGTGCTGGATACGGCGCGTGACGTCATCGACGCCCTGCGACCGGGAAACGGTGCGGGCAATGGCGCGCAGAGCGGCAGGGGCTTCGGCAGGGGCGCTGGCCAGCGATCTGGACAGGGATATGGGCAGGGATACGGTCTGGGACGTGGCAGGGGACGCGGAGCCGGATTCGGGCGCGGACGCGGCCCGGCCATGCCGCCTGCCACCGGCGACGACCAATGA
- a CDS encoding sigma-54 interaction domain-containing protein yields MALPRDISCETIMESVADGVFTVDLDWRITSFNRAAAEITGVPPHEALGRRCRDVFHSSICDGACVLRACIEQDMPLGNRSVFILRPDGRKVPVSISGAPLRDRRGRLMGGVETFRDLSALHLMRKQLDGQHTVEDIVTRSAAMIRLLGILPQVAASDAPVLVLGESGTGKELFARAIHNLSPRRGRPFVGVNCGALPEHLLESELFGYKAGAFTDARRDKPGRFALADDGTIFLDEIGDMPLPLQVKLLRVLQEKVYEPLGAVRPQAAPARVIAATNRDLERLAGEGGFRSDLYYRLNVVMLRLPALRERPEDIPLLLDHFVAQRNLLSGKEIEGVSEDVLHLLLRYPFPGNVREMENIVEYAFILCQRGFIQLEHLPEYLLGAQSTPVGQAAGPAGYGEGQMTAHAAEQGRITPPQAVPARPTPAQAVTSSPRTMATAKLDAVREALRRHGGRVMAACRELDISKDTLRRILKGGGAD; encoded by the coding sequence ATGGCCCTGCCGCGTGACATATCCTGCGAGACCATCATGGAAAGCGTGGCCGACGGCGTGTTCACCGTGGACCTTGACTGGCGCATCACCTCGTTCAACCGGGCGGCGGCGGAGATCACCGGGGTGCCCCCGCACGAGGCCCTGGGCAGGCGCTGCCGCGACGTGTTCCATTCCAGCATCTGCGACGGGGCCTGCGTGCTGCGGGCGTGCATCGAGCAGGACATGCCGCTGGGCAACCGCTCGGTGTTCATCCTGCGCCCGGACGGGCGCAAGGTGCCCGTAAGCATCAGCGGCGCACCCCTGCGCGACCGGCGCGGCAGGCTGATGGGCGGGGTGGAGACCTTCCGCGACCTGTCCGCCCTGCACCTGATGCGCAAGCAACTGGACGGCCAGCACACGGTGGAGGACATCGTCACCCGCAGCGCGGCCATGATCCGCCTGCTGGGCATCCTGCCCCAGGTGGCGGCCAGCGACGCGCCGGTGCTGGTGCTGGGCGAATCGGGCACCGGCAAGGAACTGTTCGCGCGCGCCATCCACAACCTCAGCCCCCGGCGGGGCAGGCCCTTCGTGGGGGTGAACTGCGGGGCCCTGCCGGAACACCTGCTGGAATCGGAACTGTTCGGCTACAAGGCCGGGGCGTTCACCGACGCGCGGCGCGACAAGCCGGGCCGCTTTGCCCTTGCGGACGACGGCACCATCTTTCTGGACGAGATTGGCGACATGCCGTTGCCCCTGCAGGTGAAGCTGCTGCGGGTGCTGCAGGAAAAGGTGTACGAGCCGCTGGGCGCGGTGCGCCCCCAGGCCGCGCCCGCGCGGGTCATCGCCGCCACCAACCGTGACCTGGAACGCCTGGCGGGCGAGGGGGGATTCCGCAGCGACCTGTACTACCGGCTCAACGTGGTCATGCTGCGCCTGCCCGCCCTGCGTGAACGGCCGGAGGACATCCCCCTGCTGCTCGACCACTTCGTGGCGCAGCGCAACCTGCTGAGCGGCAAGGAGATCGAGGGCGTGTCAGAGGACGTGCTGCACCTGCTGCTGCGCTATCCCTTCCCCGGCAACGTGCGCGAGATGGAGAACATCGTCGAGTACGCGTTCATCCTGTGCCAGCGCGGGTTCATTCAGTTGGAACATCTGCCGGAATACCTGCTGGGTGCGCAGAGCACGCCCGTTGGCCAGGCTGCCGGTCCTGCCGGATATGGCGAGGGACAGATGACGGCGCATGCTGCGGAGCAAGGACGGATCACGCCCCCCCAGGCCGTGCCTGCCCGACCCACACCCGCCCAGGCCGTGACAAGCAGTCCGCGCACCATGGCCACCGCCAAGCTGGACGCCGTGCGCGAGGCGTTGCGGCGGCACGGCGGGCGGGTTATGGCCGCCTGCCGCGAACTGGACATATCCAAGGATACCCTGCGGCGCATCCTGAAGGGCGGCGGGGCGGATTGA
- a CDS encoding NifB/NifX family molybdenum-iron cluster-binding protein, producing MNAHVCLACFEDRLATLLETAAELRCVRMTGGVPAERTVLPVPDGGPAPLIDVLSRHGVSLLVCGGIRPCWRSAVEMAGIAVLPWLSGSETDVLSALVRGRTDTLAMPGCRPLPGRGGGPRRGGPCTTTGAGCFRRRRRNAGE from the coding sequence ATGAATGCCCATGTCTGCCTTGCCTGCTTCGAGGACCGCCTTGCCACGCTGCTGGAAACAGCTGCCGAGCTGCGCTGCGTGCGCATGACCGGCGGCGTTCCGGCGGAACGGACCGTCCTCCCCGTGCCGGATGGCGGCCCCGCGCCGCTCATCGACGTTCTGTCGCGCCATGGGGTTTCCCTGTTGGTGTGCGGGGGCATTCGCCCCTGCTGGCGGAGCGCCGTGGAGATGGCCGGGATAGCCGTCCTGCCGTGGCTTTCGGGCAGCGAGACCGACGTGTTGTCCGCCCTTGTCCGGGGCAGGACGGACACACTTGCCATGCCCGGTTGCCGCCCGCTTCCGGGCAGGGGCGGCGGGCCACGGCGCGGCGGCCCATGCACCACAACAGGCGCGGGCTGCTTTCGGCGGCGGCGTCGCAACGCAGGAGAATGA
- a CDS encoding NifB/NifX family molybdenum-iron cluster-binding protein, with amino-acid sequence MQVLITVQDAAPGNPPGVAGADALLDARLDPRFGRAQGYLLCDTATGAVRRLDAASNMSLAQGAGIQAAQAAADAGAEAVITGHVGPKAFTALRRGGIAIYLSTHATARQALRALADGNLAPAAEPDREGHW; translated from the coding sequence ATGCAGGTTCTCATCACCGTGCAGGACGCAGCACCGGGCAATCCGCCCGGCGTTGCGGGGGCCGACGCCCTTCTTGATGCCCGTCTGGACCCGCGCTTCGGGCGCGCGCAGGGCTATCTGCTGTGCGATACGGCCACGGGGGCGGTGCGCAGGCTGGATGCGGCCTCCAACATGTCGCTGGCGCAGGGCGCGGGCATTCAGGCCGCGCAAGCCGCCGCCGACGCCGGGGCCGAGGCCGTGATTACCGGCCATGTGGGGCCCAAGGCCTTTACCGCGCTGCGCCGGGGCGGCATCGCCATCTATCTTTCAACGCACGCCACCGCGCGTCAGGCCCTGCGGGCGCTGGCGGACGGCAATCTGGCCCCGGCGGCGGAGCCGGACCGGGAGGGACACTGGTAG
- a CDS encoding iron-sulfur cluster carrier protein MrpORP — protein MGTDTHEQEHRCGCGGAGCGGEQHVEATGGCSGSGCGGHGDHAAHDGHDANGPADGTETPVRMAGRVGARLVVLSGKGGVGKSTVAVNLAVGLARTGRKVGLLDVDVHGPSVPRMLGLGRARPVAGDGWMAPVSAGPNLRVMSLGFFLPDPEVPVIWRGPVKMGMVRQFLVDVRWGDLDVLVVDCPPGTGDEPLSVLQLLGEDAHAVIVTTPQGVAVDDVRRSVGFCRQLGNPILGIVENMGGYVCPKCGELTPLFPAGGGQQLARETGVPFLGSIPLHPDLTSAGDAGHSLLEADPSGGQEPVHPVIRAFQPVVGAAGAVCPAGDSGKPGDSIPGTPANSNGGPASQGASDMKIAIPLAAGRLCQHFGHCEQFAVLTVDPGDGTVKGQELLTPPPHEPGVLPAWIADTGTRLVIAGGMGARARQLLEERGVQVLVGASAADPADIVAAWFGNRLDLGANTCDH, from the coding sequence ATGGGTACGGACACGCACGAACAGGAGCACCGTTGCGGCTGTGGCGGGGCCGGTTGCGGCGGCGAACAGCATGTGGAGGCCACCGGGGGCTGCTCCGGATCGGGCTGCGGCGGGCACGGGGATCATGCTGCGCATGACGGGCATGACGCCAACGGCCCGGCAGACGGCACGGAAACCCCGGTGCGCATGGCCGGGCGGGTGGGCGCCAGGCTGGTGGTGCTGAGCGGCAAGGGCGGCGTGGGCAAGAGCACCGTGGCCGTGAACCTTGCCGTGGGGCTTGCCCGCACCGGGCGCAAGGTGGGCCTGCTGGACGTGGACGTGCACGGTCCCAGCGTGCCGCGCATGCTGGGGCTTGGCCGGGCCCGGCCCGTGGCGGGCGATGGCTGGATGGCCCCGGTAAGCGCGGGGCCGAACCTGCGGGTGATGTCGCTGGGGTTCTTTCTGCCCGACCCGGAAGTGCCGGTGATCTGGCGCGGCCCGGTGAAGATGGGCATGGTGCGCCAGTTTCTGGTGGACGTGCGCTGGGGCGATCTGGACGTGCTGGTGGTGGACTGCCCCCCCGGCACCGGGGACGAGCCGCTTTCGGTGCTGCAACTGCTGGGTGAGGATGCACACGCGGTCATCGTCACCACGCCGCAGGGCGTGGCCGTGGACGACGTGCGCCGGTCCGTGGGGTTCTGCCGCCAGCTCGGCAACCCCATCCTGGGCATTGTCGAGAACATGGGCGGCTATGTGTGCCCCAAATGCGGCGAACTGACCCCGCTGTTTCCCGCCGGGGGCGGCCAGCAGCTGGCCCGTGAGACCGGCGTGCCGTTTCTGGGCAGCATTCCCCTGCACCCCGATCTGACCAGTGCCGGTGATGCCGGGCACAGTCTGCTGGAGGCGGACCCGTCCGGCGGACAGGAACCGGTGCATCCGGTAATCCGGGCCTTTCAGCCGGTGGTGGGCGCCGCCGGGGCGGTGTGCCCGGCTGGTGATTCCGGAAAGCCCGGCGATTCCATACCGGGCACCCCGGCCAACAGCAACGGCGGCCCTGCGTCGCAAGGAGCATCGGACATGAAGATCGCCATACCGCTGGCGGCGGGCAGGCTGTGCCAGCACTTCGGCCATTGCGAGCAGTTTGCCGTGCTGACCGTGGACCCGGGCGACGGCACCGTGAAGGGACAGGAACTGCTGACGCCCCCGCCGCACGAGCCGGGCGTGCTGCCCGCGTGGATCGCGGACACGGGAACCCGGCTGGTCATCGCCGGGGGCATGGGGGCACGGGCCCGCCAGTTGCTGGAAGAGCGGGGCGTACAGGTGCTGGTGGGCGCTTCCGCCGCAGACCCGGCAGATATTGTGGCCGCGTGGTTCGGCAACCGGCTGGATCTTGGCGCGAACACCTGCGATCATTGA